From a single Tachypleus tridentatus isolate NWPU-2018 chromosome 6, ASM421037v1, whole genome shotgun sequence genomic region:
- the LOC143251576 gene encoding hydroperoxide isomerase ALOXE3-like, whose amino-acid sequence MAVPYTEILMEEQNKESRRERSWDIIKNKGSLLLATSLINLSSKDKWKSLDDLRTVYRLNLEEPECVKYWTEDRWFGLQRVQGANSVLISLCKEIPSKLGVEDGMLEPFLEGLTLEEAIAAKRVFLVDLEILKDLPCKNARRIVSQSPSFSSMRKKLMPIAIQLFQDKANDNPVFLPSDPQYTWLLAKIFYNNADATYHQSCTHLGFTHLLMEGVVVCTHRNMSPSHPLFKLMAPHFLYLLAINARGLQKLINENGWVDLTMTVGRCGMFDLIKRGFKQWRMNVHGIIPNDFKAREVDDPNVLPNYPYRDDAVAIYKAINNYVTNVVQFYYDSSEKVINDEELQCWRDELVLSRDEGGVGLMGVPGENGKFTTVDQVIDVVSVIISICSIGHASANFQQYAEYGFPPNYPGIVCGEIPRDKKPRTLKDVLKTLPNKEITLDIMVITKLLSARGTKSLGDFEVKYLYHPACFKAAEEFCAELKIISAKIKARNQTMDFPYPWLDPEIVPNSISI is encoded by the exons TGGGACATCATTAAGAACAAAGGAAGTCTCCTTCTAGCCACTAGCCTCATCAACCTGTCTTCAAAAGACAAATGGAAATCATTGGACGACCTTAGAACTGTATACAGATTAAACCTCGAAGAACCGGAG TGTGTGAAGTACTGGACAGAAGACAGGTGGTTTGGCTTGCAACGTGTCCAAGGGGCCAACTCTGTTCTTATCTCACTTTGCAAGGAAATTCCCTCAAA GCTTGGTGTGGAAGATGGTATGCTAGAACCTTTTCTGGAAGGTTTGACCTTAGAAGAAGCTATAGCTGCTAAACGGGTGTTTTTAGTTGATCTGGAGATTCTCAAAGACTTGCCTTGCAAAAATGCTCGTAGG ATTGTATCTCAATCGCCCTCTTTTTCctcaatgagaaaaaaattaatgccCATTGCCATACAACTGTTTCAAGACAAGGCCAATGATAACCCT GTTTTCTTACCAAGTGACCCTCAGTATACCTGGCTGTTGGCTAAGATATTCTATAATAACGCTGATGCCACATATCATCAGTCATGCACTCATTTAG gtTTCACCCACTTGCTGATGGAGGGCGTTGTGGTGTGTACACACAGGAATATGTCGCCCTCTCACCCTCTTTTCAAACTCATGGCACCTCATTTCTTGTACCTTCTAGCTATTAATGC ACGAGGGTTGCAGAAACTGATTAATGAGAATGGATGGGTCGACCTCACCATGACTGTTGGTCGTTGTGGAATGTTTGATCTTATTAAAAGAGG CTTCAAGCAGTGGCGAATGAATGTCCATGGTATAATACCTAACGACTTTAAGGCGAGAGAG GTTGACGATCCGAATGTCCTGCCAAACTACCCATACAGAGATGATGCTGTTGCTATTTACAAAGCCATCAACAACTATGTCACCAATGTTGTTCAGTTTTACTATG ACAGTTCAGAAAAGGTTATTAATGATGAAGAACTCCAGTGCTGGCGAGATGAATTAGTTCTAAGTAGAGACGAGGGTGGCGTTGGTTTAATG GGTGTTCCAGGTGAAAATGGAAAATTCACTACAGTCGATCAGGTTATTGATGTAGTGAGCGTAATTATTTCAATATGCAGCATCGGCCACGCTTCAGCAAATTTTCAGCAATATGCAGAATATGGTTTCCCGCCAAATTATCCCGGAATAGTATGTGGGGAAATTCCTCGAGACAAG AAACCACGAACTCTCAAGGATGTATTGAAGACGCTGCCAAACAAGGAAATAACTTTGGATATAATGGTTATCACCAAATTACTTAGTGCTCGGGGAACGAAGTCTCTCGGAGATTTTGAGGTGAAGTACTTGTATCACCCAGCGTGTTTCAAAGCCGCAGAAGA attCTGCGCGGAACTGAAAATAATCAGTGCAAAAATAAAAGCTCGAAACCAAACCATGGACTTTCCATACCCATGGCTGGATCCTGAAATTGTTCCAAATTCTATAAGTATCTGA